From the genome of Streptomyces sp. NBC_01341, one region includes:
- a CDS encoding DUF2254 domain-containing protein, whose translation MSGKSGPRGESGRGRHVHRPPRALTSLRERLRDSFWFAPTAGLVVAFCLWWGLAELDSAIVAHLKKERAYAELGDLLSFAVDARTIVTTVSAAMMTFIGVVFSISLVAVQMASGQMTPRLVRIFVRSRISKLTLTVFLATFAFSLLVLTSYEGGTDPDPRRVTSVPLLQSLLTLGLVGLSLLLFVAYVSATLRLMQVGPVLDHIARESLRALARHSGGPGTQPLLGPATARVMHRGRAGVLREVHVARLVRAAERHGTVLRLLPRTGDFVVPGTPVLSVHGGAVPSSRALGRTLFVGVDRALYQDPAFGLRQLSDIALRALSPAVNDPTTAVQCLDRIVQFLSAAADLPLGPLLHRDRRGGVRLVQDVPGWTDLVDLAFEEIRWCAAGNPQVTRRLLAAFDDLLLLAPEGRRAALLRHRALLVQAVERTVPEAADRAFALRPDRQGIC comes from the coding sequence ATGAGTGGCAAGAGCGGCCCGCGGGGCGAGAGCGGCCGGGGCAGGCACGTCCACCGGCCGCCGCGCGCGCTGACCTCGCTGCGCGAGCGGCTGCGCGACAGCTTCTGGTTCGCGCCGACGGCGGGGCTGGTGGTGGCTTTCTGCCTGTGGTGGGGCCTTGCCGAACTGGACAGCGCGATCGTCGCGCATCTGAAGAAGGAACGGGCGTACGCGGAACTCGGGGATCTCCTCTCCTTCGCCGTGGACGCACGGACCATCGTGACCACCGTCAGCGCGGCGATGATGACCTTCATCGGTGTCGTCTTCAGCATCTCGCTGGTGGCCGTGCAGATGGCGAGCGGGCAGATGACCCCTCGCCTGGTGCGGATCTTCGTGCGGAGCAGGATCAGCAAGCTCACACTGACGGTGTTCCTGGCCACCTTCGCGTTCTCTCTGCTCGTCCTGACCTCGTACGAGGGCGGGACGGACCCCGACCCCCGGCGCGTGACCTCGGTGCCGCTCCTCCAGAGCCTGCTGACCCTGGGTCTGGTGGGCCTGAGCCTGCTGCTGTTCGTGGCCTACGTCTCCGCGACCCTGCGGCTGATGCAGGTGGGCCCGGTCCTCGACCACATCGCCCGCGAGTCCCTCCGTGCACTGGCGCGGCATTCCGGCGGGCCCGGGACACAGCCCCTGTTGGGGCCGGCCACCGCACGGGTGATGCACCGGGGCAGGGCCGGCGTGCTGCGCGAAGTGCACGTCGCACGGCTCGTGCGGGCAGCGGAGCGTCACGGCACCGTGCTGCGACTCCTGCCGCGCACGGGGGATTTCGTGGTGCCCGGGACACCGGTCCTGTCCGTGCACGGCGGGGCCGTGCCGTCCTCGCGGGCCCTGGGGCGCACCCTGTTCGTCGGGGTCGACCGGGCCCTGTACCAGGACCCGGCCTTCGGCCTGCGGCAGTTGTCGGACATCGCTCTGCGTGCCCTGTCGCCGGCGGTCAACGATCCGACGACCGCCGTCCAGTGCCTGGACCGGATCGTGCAGTTCCTCTCGGCGGCCGCGGACCTGCCGCTGGGCCCACTGCTCCACCGGGACCGGCGGGGCGGGGTTCGGCTGGTCCAGGACGTACCGGGGTGGACCGATCTCGTGGACCTCGCCTTCGAGGAGATCCGCTGGTGCGCGGCCGGGAACCCGCAGGTCACACGACGGCTGCTGGCAGCCTTCGACGATCTGCTGCTGCTCGCCCCGGAGGGGCGGAGGGCAGCGCTCCTCCGGCACCGTGCGCTCCTGGTGCAGGCCGTGGAGCGCACGGTGCCGGAGGCCGCCGACCGGGCCTTCGCGCTGCGCCCCGACCGGCAGGGCATCTGCTGA
- a CDS encoding aldehyde dehydrogenase family protein: MTPSATTTLTLKPGTAWQDAWRRCLTTAPEAFQDDRVSNLWGAAWRVDGRPLPAASPVDGTPIAGPPRLDAPAARQAVRAALDAHRAWRHVPLAERRARVSATLDALTEHRELLALLLVWEIGKPWRLAQADVDRAIDGVRWYVDHSDRLLAGRTPLAGPVSNIASWNYPMSVLVHAMLVQALAGNAVIAKTPTDGGVACLTLACALAAREGVPLTLLSGSGSELSEPLVRSPEIGCVSFVGGRDTGARIATAVTDLGKRHILEQEGLNTWGIWNYTDWSALTAVIPKLFDYGKQRCTAYPRFVVQRTSFAEFLAAYLPAVRSLRTGHPLAVRHPSDPLPTLDFGPLINATKAKELHDQVTEAIDRGAVPLHQGSATDALFLPGQDTSAYLHPVTLLNPPPSSPLHHAEPFGPVDTIVLVDTEAELLAAMNASNGALVATLSTDDPATYERLAPQIRAFKTGHGTPRSRGDREELFGGFGASWRGAFVGGELLVRAVTDGPGEERPPGNFPDYHLMP; encoded by the coding sequence ATGACACCCTCAGCGACCACCACACTCACCCTCAAGCCCGGAACGGCCTGGCAGGACGCCTGGCGCCGCTGTCTGACCACAGCCCCCGAAGCCTTCCAGGACGACCGCGTCAGCAACCTCTGGGGCGCCGCCTGGCGCGTGGACGGGCGTCCCCTTCCCGCTGCCAGCCCCGTCGACGGCACCCCGATCGCCGGACCGCCCCGCCTCGACGCCCCGGCCGCCCGGCAGGCGGTGCGGGCAGCGCTCGACGCCCACCGTGCCTGGCGCCACGTCCCGCTCGCCGAACGGCGCGCCCGCGTCTCGGCCACGCTCGACGCACTCACCGAACACCGCGAACTCCTCGCCCTGCTCCTGGTCTGGGAGATCGGCAAGCCCTGGCGTCTCGCGCAGGCCGACGTGGACCGCGCCATCGACGGCGTCCGCTGGTACGTGGACCACAGTGACCGCCTGCTGGCCGGCCGGACGCCGCTCGCCGGCCCAGTCTCCAACATCGCCAGCTGGAACTACCCCATGTCCGTGCTGGTCCACGCCATGCTGGTGCAGGCGCTCGCCGGCAACGCGGTGATCGCCAAGACCCCCACGGACGGCGGTGTCGCGTGCCTGACCCTGGCCTGCGCCCTCGCCGCCCGTGAGGGGGTTCCGCTCACCCTCCTCAGCGGTAGCGGAAGCGAACTCTCCGAGCCCCTGGTCCGGTCACCCGAGATCGGCTGCGTCTCCTTCGTCGGCGGCCGGGACACCGGCGCACGCATCGCCACCGCCGTCACGGACCTCGGCAAGCGGCACATCCTCGAACAGGAGGGCCTCAACACCTGGGGCATCTGGAACTACACCGACTGGTCCGCCCTGACCGCCGTCATCCCGAAGCTCTTCGACTACGGCAAGCAGCGGTGCACCGCCTACCCCCGATTCGTCGTCCAGCGGACGAGCTTCGCCGAGTTCCTGGCCGCCTACCTGCCCGCCGTACGGTCCCTGCGCACAGGACATCCGCTCGCGGTGCGACACCCCTCCGACCCGCTCCCCACCCTGGACTTCGGCCCCCTGATCAACGCCACCAAGGCCAAGGAGCTGCACGACCAGGTCACCGAGGCGATCGACCGCGGTGCGGTGCCCCTCCATCAGGGATCGGCGACCGACGCCTTGTTCCTCCCGGGCCAGGACACCAGCGCCTACCTCCACCCGGTCACGCTGCTCAACCCCCCGCCCTCCTCCCCGCTCCACCACGCCGAGCCCTTCGGGCCGGTCGACACCATCGTCCTGGTCGACACGGAGGCCGAACTCCTCGCAGCGATGAACGCGTCTAACGGCGCCCTGGTCGCCACTCTGTCCACCGACGACCCGGCGACGTACGAGCGGCTGGCTCCGCAGATCCGGGCGTTCAAGACCGGCCACGGAACGCCGCGTTCACGAGGAGACCGGGAGGAGCTCTTCGGCGGCTTCGGCGCCTCCTGGCGTGGCGCGTTCGTGGGCGGCGAACTCCTCGTGCGTGCCGTGACCGACGGTCCGGGGGAGGAGAGGCCGCCGGGCAACTTCCCGGACTACCACCTCATGCCGTAA
- the sucD gene encoding succinate--CoA ligase subunit alpha: protein MAIFLSKESKVLVQGMTGAEGMKHTRRMLAAGTQIVGGVNPRKAGRTVDLDDRTVPVFGSVRDGMEATGADVTVVFVPPPFARAAVVEAADAGIGLAVVITEGIPVHDAVAFHAYAKERGTRILGPNCPGVISPGQSNAGIIPADIATKPGRIGLVSKSGTLTYQLMHELRDTGFSTAVGIGGDPVIGTTHIDCLAAFEQDPDTELIVLIGEIGGDAEERAAAYIAQHVSKPVVGYIAGFTAPEGKTMGHAGAIVSGSSGTAAAKKKALEAVGVAVGATPTETARLAEDRLRATTRPGR, encoded by the coding sequence ATGGCTATCTTCCTCAGCAAGGAGAGCAAGGTCCTCGTCCAGGGCATGACGGGCGCCGAGGGCATGAAGCACACCCGCCGGATGCTCGCCGCGGGCACCCAGATCGTCGGCGGCGTCAACCCGCGCAAGGCGGGCCGGACCGTGGACCTCGACGACCGTACCGTTCCGGTCTTCGGCTCCGTACGCGACGGCATGGAGGCCACCGGCGCCGACGTCACGGTCGTCTTCGTCCCCCCGCCCTTCGCCAGGGCCGCCGTCGTCGAAGCGGCCGACGCGGGGATCGGCCTGGCCGTCGTCATCACCGAGGGGATACCCGTCCACGACGCGGTGGCCTTCCACGCCTACGCGAAAGAGCGCGGCACCCGCATCCTGGGACCCAACTGTCCCGGGGTGATCAGCCCGGGACAGTCCAACGCGGGCATCATCCCGGCCGACATCGCGACGAAGCCCGGCCGCATCGGACTCGTCTCCAAGTCCGGCACGCTCACCTACCAGTTGATGCACGAACTCCGCGACACGGGGTTCTCCACGGCGGTGGGGATCGGCGGGGACCCCGTGATCGGCACGACGCACATCGACTGCCTGGCGGCCTTCGAACAGGACCCGGACACGGAACTGATCGTCCTCATCGGTGAGATCGGCGGCGACGCGGAGGAGCGGGCCGCGGCCTACATCGCCCAGCACGTCAGCAAACCGGTGGTCGGCTACATCGCGGGCTTCACCGCCCCGGAAGGCAAGACCATGGGCCACGCGGGAGCGATCGTCTCGGGCTCGTCGGGCACGGCGGCGGCCAAGAAGAAGGCACTTGAGGCCGTGGGTGTCGCGGTGGGAGCCACCCCCACGGAGACGGCCCGGCTGGCGGAGGACCGTCTCCGCGCCACGACCCGTCCGGGCCGCTGA
- the sucC gene encoding ADP-forming succinate--CoA ligase subunit beta, with protein MDLYEHQARQLFADHGIAVPEAEVVDHASAAHDAAERLGGRVVVKAQVKTGGRGKAGGVKVAADPGAAVVTARQILGMDIKGHLVRKVMLAQPVDIEAEFYVSFVLDRAAGTFLAIASAEGGMDIEEIAATRPEAVARIPVDPAEGVTAAAAALIAEAASLPAETAPVIQALWQVLTQEDALLVEVNPLVRTKDGRILALDGKVTLDDNAAFRQSRWGTDSADPHGDPLEAAAAAKGLNYVKLDGEVGIIGNGAGLVMSTLDVVAGCGARPANFLDIGGGASARVMADGLTVILSDPSVKSVFVNVFGGITACDAVADGIVQALDSVHLTKPLVVRLDGNSAARGRAILDERAHPMVQQVTTMDGAADRAARLALGGH; from the coding sequence CCGGAGGCCGAGGTCGTGGACCACGCCTCAGCAGCCCACGACGCCGCCGAGCGGCTCGGCGGCCGCGTCGTCGTCAAGGCGCAGGTGAAGACCGGCGGCCGGGGCAAGGCCGGCGGAGTGAAGGTCGCGGCGGACCCGGGGGCCGCCGTCGTCACCGCCCGGCAGATACTCGGCATGGACATCAAGGGCCACCTCGTCAGGAAGGTGATGCTCGCGCAGCCCGTCGACATCGAGGCGGAGTTCTACGTGAGCTTCGTCCTGGACCGGGCCGCCGGCACCTTCCTCGCCATCGCCTCCGCGGAGGGCGGCATGGACATCGAGGAGATCGCCGCCACCCGCCCCGAGGCCGTGGCCCGCATCCCGGTCGACCCGGCCGAGGGCGTCACGGCGGCAGCGGCGGCACTGATCGCCGAGGCGGCCTCGCTCCCGGCGGAGACCGCCCCCGTGATCCAGGCGCTGTGGCAGGTCCTCACCCAGGAGGACGCCCTGCTCGTCGAGGTCAACCCGCTGGTGCGCACGAAGGACGGCCGGATACTCGCACTCGACGGCAAGGTCACCCTCGACGACAACGCGGCCTTCCGGCAGTCCCGTTGGGGCACCGACTCCGCAGACCCGCACGGTGACCCGCTGGAGGCGGCGGCAGCCGCCAAGGGGCTCAACTACGTCAAGCTCGACGGCGAGGTCGGCATCATCGGCAACGGCGCGGGGCTCGTCATGTCCACCCTCGACGTCGTCGCCGGCTGCGGTGCGCGCCCCGCCAACTTCCTCGACATCGGGGGCGGCGCCTCGGCCCGCGTCATGGCCGACGGGCTCACGGTCATCCTCTCCGACCCGTCCGTGAAGTCCGTCTTCGTCAACGTCTTCGGCGGCATCACCGCCTGCGACGCCGTCGCCGACGGCATCGTCCAGGCGCTGGACTCCGTCCACCTCACCAAACCCCTGGTGGTCCGGCTCGACGGCAACAGCGCGGCACGGGGCCGCGCGATCCTGGACGAACGCGCGCACCCGATGGTCCAGCAGGTCACCACCATGGACGGCGCCGCGGACCGGGCGGCCCGACTGGCCCTGGGAGGGCACTGA